A single Methanolobus sp. ZRKC5 DNA region contains:
- a CDS encoding PEF-CTERM sorting domain-containing protein, translating to MTLENIGNREYQSVSPTVFLLNEIPVNSELTATIEECEQEIPEFPTVALPMMAIIGLAFFIQRRK from the coding sequence ATGACACTCGAAAATATAGGAAACAGGGAGTATCAATCTGTTTCTCCAACTGTTTTTTTGCTTAATGAAATTCCAGTTAACAGTGAATTAACTGCGACAATAGAAGAATGTGAACAGGAAATACCAGAATTCCCAACTGTTGCTCTTCCAATGATGGCAATCATAGGACTGGCATTCTTCATACAGCGCAGAAAATAA
- the artA gene encoding archaeosortase A — protein sequence MIENILWIAVVFMLVGSIVPKSVKMRRVISATGWGLFSIHWFYQPLHYIEIKDYFNVALVIVVGIVCLIIAYTMLKEYNSKDEKGPSPDITSMATSATALGSLFYFPFAQMDVLNVWIIGQVTDNVLWMMHSLGLPAKMVAWNKIALNGYQVEIILACTAIESIALFIGLIASANAPLKRQVAAFMASVPVIYILNIMRDAFVIVAYGYQWFGPDSFEIAHNTIAKIGSGIALFVVAYAVMRILPELIDLIEGIWLLVTGFIQKLFYKVVGNQ from the coding sequence ATGATTGAGAATATTCTATGGATTGCTGTGGTTTTTATGCTTGTGGGATCAATAGTCCCTAAGAGTGTAAAGATGCGCAGAGTAATATCTGCAACTGGATGGGGATTATTCTCCATACACTGGTTCTACCAGCCATTACACTATATTGAGATTAAGGATTACTTCAATGTAGCCCTTGTCATTGTAGTTGGAATTGTGTGTCTTATAATAGCATATACTATGCTGAAAGAATACAACAGCAAGGATGAAAAAGGTCCAAGCCCGGACATAACGTCCATGGCAACCAGTGCAACTGCTCTTGGTTCGCTGTTTTATTTCCCCTTTGCACAAATGGATGTTCTGAATGTGTGGATAATAGGCCAGGTGACTGATAATGTGCTGTGGATGATGCATTCACTAGGATTGCCTGCCAAAATGGTTGCATGGAACAAGATAGCTCTTAACGGATATCAGGTAGAGATCATACTTGCATGTACAGCCATCGAAAGCATAGCGCTTTTCATAGGGCTCATTGCATCTGCAAACGCACCACTTAAGAGACAGGTTGCGGCATTCATGGCATCAGTGCCCGTGATATACATCCTGAATATAATGAGAGATGCTTTTGTAATTGTAGCTTATGGTTATCAGTGGTTTGGCCCGGATAGTTTTGAGATTGCCCATAACACGATCGCAAAGATTGGATCAGGTATTGCATTGTTTGTCGTTGCATATGCGGTTATGCGTATTTTGCCTGAACTCATAGATCTGATAGAAGGAATCTGGCTTTTGGTTACTGGATTCATTCAGAAGTTATTCTATAAAGTAGTAGGAAACCAATAA
- a CDS encoding phosphatidylserine decarboxylase, whose product MLAKGSFPWILTSITASVVSFLAYLYNIPYAGKIALLAICVTIFFLFFFRDPEREIDVHEKHMLSPADGKVMDIRGRKICIFMNFQNVHVNRAPIKGKVHTIEHKKGGYIPAFCKDSHRNERNHVLIETQHGIVEVIQIAGTATRRIVSYVNEGEDIMQGQRFGMIRFGSRVDVTIPENFEIVTKIGDRMFAGETIIARIK is encoded by the coding sequence ATGCTCGCTAAAGGTTCTTTTCCCTGGATATTGACATCCATCACTGCAAGTGTGGTCAGTTTTCTTGCATACCTATACAACATTCCATACGCAGGAAAAATTGCACTTTTGGCCATATGCGTGACAATCTTTTTCCTCTTTTTTTTCAGAGATCCAGAAAGGGAAATAGATGTGCATGAAAAACATATGCTCTCCCCTGCTGATGGAAAGGTTATGGATATAAGGGGCAGGAAAATATGCATATTTATGAATTTTCAAAACGTGCATGTCAACAGGGCACCTATCAAAGGTAAGGTCCACACAATAGAGCACAAGAAAGGAGGATATATCCCCGCTTTCTGTAAGGATTCACATCGTAATGAGAGGAACCATGTCCTCATAGAGACCCAACATGGGATCGTAGAGGTTATACAGATTGCTGGTACTGCCACCAGAAGAATTGTATCCTACGTAAATGAAGGAGAGGACATAATGCAAGGGCAGCGTTTTGGAATGATTCGTTTTGGATCAAGAGTCGATGTGACCATCCCTGAAAACTTTGAAATCGTAACTAAAATAGGTGATCGGATGTTTGCCGGTGAGACAATAATCGCTAGAATCAAATAA
- a CDS encoding NUDIX hydrolase, with protein MSFSTPKLTVDAVIILSGKIVLIERKNAPYQGKYALPGGFVDVGETTEKAVEREVNEETGLTIEIVKLLGVYSEPSRDPRGHTVSIVYLVLGSGIPKANTDAKGVQLFDIQNIPEMAFDHNLIIENARSDIYGILSRM; from the coding sequence ATGTCCTTCAGTACCCCTAAACTTACAGTTGATGCAGTAATCATATTGAGCGGAAAAATCGTTCTGATCGAGCGGAAAAATGCCCCTTATCAAGGAAAATATGCCCTTCCTGGTGGCTTTGTAGATGTCGGTGAAACAACTGAAAAGGCCGTTGAACGTGAGGTTAATGAAGAAACAGGGCTTACAATAGAAATAGTTAAGTTACTTGGAGTATATTCTGAACCTTCGCGTGACCCTCGCGGGCACACGGTGAGCATAGTCTATCTGGTACTTGGAAGTGGTATCCCTAAAGCCAATACGGATGCTAAAGGAGTACAGTTATTCGATATTCAGAACATACCAGAAATGGCTTTTGACCATAACTTAATAATAGAAAATGCGAGAAGTGATATTTATGGAATTTTGTCCCGAATGTAA
- a CDS encoding dihydroneopterin aldolase family protein, producing the protein MQQNEAITDRDNVFFEAGIKLGALYHQFTGSPVNLKTVGSLEKAIQESISVQPCVEDIKVSINRDMIRSKLNSEYGYCELEGRMLDVMITASFKSAKVDVSLAFDTELDYPLMKIEKIY; encoded by the coding sequence ATGCAGCAAAACGAAGCAATAACTGACAGGGATAATGTATTTTTTGAGGCAGGAATTAAACTTGGTGCCCTTTATCACCAGTTCACAGGATCACCTGTCAATCTGAAAACAGTGGGCAGCCTTGAAAAAGCAATACAGGAAAGTATTTCGGTCCAGCCATGTGTTGAAGATATCAAGGTTTCTATCAATAGGGACATGATTCGATCCAAACTAAACAGTGAGTATGGCTATTGTGAGCTGGAAGGACGCATGCTGGATGTCATGATCACTGCGAGCTTTAAAAGTGCAAAAGTGGATGTAAGTCTGGCATTTGACACAGAACTTGACTACCCACTTATGAAAATAGAAAAGATTTATTGA
- a CDS encoding archaetidylserine synthase: MKLPDFVTLLNALCGVAAILLLLDGFTYLSPLLILIAAVADGLDGHIARNFSSSEIGSNLDSLADVISFGVAPVIITYAFADNKYIVLPALLLYFICGILRLARFNTMDTGHNSFNGLPITAGGIAISSYLLMGERFFSDNIVIALTLIFGILMISNVTYFKVRNQKMLVILTIIFAATIISYNVNIDYTHIMATLLSGLMAIYVVSPIIKRTT; encoded by the coding sequence TTGAAATTACCCGATTTTGTCACCCTCCTAAATGCATTATGTGGAGTAGCAGCTATTCTTCTTTTGCTGGATGGTTTTACATACCTGTCCCCGCTACTCATACTAATTGCTGCAGTTGCGGATGGTCTTGACGGTCATATTGCCAGGAATTTCTCATCTAGTGAAATAGGAAGTAATCTGGACTCACTTGCCGATGTTATATCCTTTGGCGTCGCACCTGTTATTATTACATATGCATTTGCAGATAACAAATACATTGTTCTGCCCGCATTGCTACTTTACTTTATTTGCGGAATTCTGAGGCTTGCCAGATTCAATACAATGGATACAGGGCATAATTCATTTAACGGTTTACCCATTACCGCCGGCGGAATTGCTATATCATCATATCTGCTCATGGGTGAGCGATTTTTTTCTGACAATATTGTGATTGCTTTAACGCTGATATTTGGGATTCTAATGATAAGCAATGTCACATATTTTAAAGTAAGAAACCAAAAGATGCTCGTAATACTCACGATTATCTTTGCAGCAACAATCATTTCATACAATGTAAACATTGACTACACACATATAATGGCAACGTTGCTGTCAGGACTTATGGCAATTTACGTTGTATCACCCATAATCAAAAGAACTACATGA
- a CDS encoding DNA polymerase sliding clamp, which yields MFKATIDADVLKTAIETLSVLVDEARFRISPEGMTVRAVDPANVAMVSFELGSSAFDDFSADDCEIGMDLSKINDIFGVAGKDEKVVMELDEMSQKMSLHLGGLSYTLALLDPSTIRAEPRIPQLELPAEVVLNGKDLQRAVKAAEKISDHMLLGIDDDVFYMEAEGDTDRVRLDMSRDKLIDMKSGEARSLFSLDYLSDIVKPASRSNEITVEIGKDFPVKISFSIANGAGKVGYLLAPRIESD from the coding sequence ATGTTCAAGGCAACTATTGATGCAGATGTTTTAAAAACTGCAATTGAAACTCTTTCGGTTCTTGTTGATGAGGCAAGGTTCAGGATATCCCCTGAAGGAATGACTGTCCGGGCAGTAGACCCTGCAAATGTAGCCATGGTCAGTTTTGAACTTGGCTCCAGTGCTTTTGATGATTTTAGTGCTGATGATTGTGAGATTGGCATGGACCTGTCAAAGATCAATGATATTTTTGGTGTTGCAGGCAAGGACGAGAAAGTTGTTATGGAACTGGACGAGATGTCCCAGAAAATGTCACTCCACCTTGGTGGGCTTTCTTATACCCTTGCATTACTTGATCCTTCAACTATCAGGGCAGAGCCAAGAATACCACAACTAGAGCTTCCTGCTGAGGTTGTCCTCAATGGCAAGGATCTTCAGAGGGCGGTCAAAGCAGCTGAGAAGATAAGCGATCATATGTTGCTTGGAATTGATGACGATGTGTTCTACATGGAAGCAGAAGGTGATACTGACCGTGTTCGTCTTGACATGTCCCGTGACAAGCTTATCGACATGAAATCTGGTGAAGCACGCTCCCTGTTCTCACTGGACTATCTATCAGATATTGTAAAACCGGCATCCCGCTCCAACGAGATAACGGTGGAAATTGGCAAAGATTTCCCTGTAAAGATATCATTCTCTATTGCAAATGGTGCAGGAAAGGTTGGTTATCTTCTTGCCCCAAGAATCGAATCTGATTGA
- the priL gene encoding DNA primase regulatory subunit PriL has protein sequence MDEKDFALYPYTSGASLHVKDLGISLDRLVTSRAMESARFRGKERVLQAISGEIIKPNLSSSDERNILLELLSYPFSRILVSCIDDSFLTRRYCLAEAVASYRILKTQDLGFLREFALDFGVNADESETGFKLHFTSYIRMASSLKAIEWKLVNRKLDHGNVNVSREEFARLLQELIKDRIAHNLPMPASNELIQECESYIKEVSDVLEEQKSNFGDSEFESVETDLFPPCITHAIANTQAGVNLAHSMRFAMTAFLLTIGMSVDDIMNLFTTSPDFDIEKARYQVEHIAGSSGTNYKPPSCSTMQTYGNCYAPDEMCKKISHPLNYYSRKLWFRKRDAQNIKKEPIPEKAVDK, from the coding sequence ATGGATGAAAAGGACTTTGCATTATATCCTTATACTTCCGGGGCATCCTTGCATGTAAAGGACCTCGGAATATCTCTTGATCGCCTGGTTACGTCCCGGGCCATGGAATCAGCGCGCTTCCGTGGCAAAGAACGTGTTTTGCAGGCGATATCAGGTGAAATTATAAAACCTAATCTCTCTAGCTCGGATGAACGGAATATCTTGCTGGAATTGCTTTCCTATCCTTTTTCAAGAATACTTGTCTCGTGCATTGATGATTCTTTTCTGACACGCCGGTACTGTCTTGCGGAAGCGGTAGCTTCCTATAGAATCTTAAAAACGCAGGACCTTGGTTTTCTCAGGGAATTTGCCCTTGATTTTGGAGTTAATGCAGATGAAAGTGAAACTGGATTTAAGCTACATTTCACCTCATATATCCGGATGGCAAGTTCTCTTAAAGCAATTGAGTGGAAACTGGTCAATCGTAAACTGGATCATGGTAATGTAAATGTATCAAGGGAAGAGTTTGCACGTCTTTTACAGGAGCTTATAAAAGATCGCATTGCTCATAATCTGCCAATGCCAGCTTCCAATGAGCTTATTCAGGAATGTGAATCATATATAAAGGAAGTCAGTGATGTTCTTGAAGAACAAAAAAGCAATTTTGGTGACTCTGAATTTGAATCTGTTGAAACTGATCTGTTCCCCCCTTGTATAACTCATGCCATAGCCAATACACAGGCAGGTGTGAACCTTGCACATTCCATGCGATTTGCAATGACTGCTTTCCTCCTTACTATTGGCATGTCTGTTGATGATATTATGAACCTGTTTACTACATCTCCTGATTTTGATATTGAAAAAGCCAGGTATCAGGTAGAGCATATTGCCGGTTCTTCGGGAACCAACTACAAACCACCCTCCTGTTCAACCATGCAGACTTATGGTAACTGCTACGCTCCGGATGAAATGTGCAAAAAGATAAGTCATCCTCTTAATTACTATAGCCGCAAGCTCTGGTTCAGGAAAAGAGATGCACAAAACATTAAAAAAGAACCTATCCCAGAAAAAGCAGTGGATAAATAA
- a CDS encoding transcription factor S: protein MEFCPECKSMMFPSGDSLKCKKCGYVKGKQAGSEALVSKASRENRDVTVLEGDVDQGLPTTSARCEECGHNVAYWWLRQLRSADESETRFFKCTKCGCTWREYD, encoded by the coding sequence ATGGAATTTTGTCCCGAATGTAAAAGTATGATGTTTCCTTCAGGTGATTCCTTAAAGTGCAAAAAATGTGGGTACGTTAAAGGAAAGCAGGCTGGTTCAGAGGCTTTAGTATCAAAGGCATCGAGGGAAAATAGAGATGTTACTGTTCTTGAAGGTGATGTTGATCAGGGACTCCCAACAACCTCTGCCAGATGTGAAGAATGTGGTCATAACGTTGCTTATTGGTGGTTGCGCCAACTTAGGTCTGCAGATGAATCAGAAACACGTTTCTTCAAATGCACGAAATGCGGCTGTACCTGGCGTGAATATGACTAA